Proteins encoded together in one Thermococcus sp. EP1 window:
- the fen gene encoding flap endonuclease-1 yields the protein MGVPIGELVSKKELELENLNGRKVAIDAFNAIYQFLSTIRQRDGTPLMDSKGRITSHLSGLFYRTINLTEAGIKPVYVFDGKPPEFKKKELEKRAEAREEAREKWELALARGDLEEAKKYAQRASKVNELLIEDAKKLLELMGIPWVQAPSEGEAQAAYMASKGDVWASASQDYDSLLFGTPKLVRNLTITGRRKLPGKDVYIEVKPELILLEDVLNGLKLTREKLIELAILVGTDYNPGGIKGLGPKKALEIVRHSKDPLLKYQKTSDVDLYAIKEFFLNPPVTNEYKLEWKMPDEEGVLRFLCDEHDFSEERVKNGLERLKKAIKAGRQFTLDAWFKK from the coding sequence ATGGGAGTTCCGATTGGTGAGTTAGTTTCAAAAAAAGAGCTGGAATTGGAAAACCTAAATGGTAGAAAAGTGGCCATAGATGCGTTCAACGCTATATACCAGTTCCTATCCACCATCAGACAAAGAGATGGTACCCCTCTAATGGATTCCAAAGGAAGGATAACCTCCCATCTCTCAGGCCTTTTCTATAGAACGATAAATCTTACGGAAGCAGGAATAAAACCTGTCTATGTCTTTGATGGGAAACCTCCAGAGTTTAAGAAGAAAGAACTTGAAAAGAGAGCCGAAGCTAGAGAAGAAGCAAGAGAAAAATGGGAATTAGCCCTTGCCAGGGGAGACTTAGAAGAGGCCAAAAAATACGCCCAACGAGCTTCAAAAGTAAATGAACTTCTAATTGAAGACGCCAAAAAACTTTTGGAACTGATGGGGATCCCTTGGGTTCAAGCTCCCAGCGAGGGAGAAGCCCAAGCCGCCTATATGGCATCTAAAGGAGATGTTTGGGCCTCGGCAAGTCAAGATTATGACTCATTGCTCTTTGGAACACCAAAACTCGTAAGGAACCTCACCATAACAGGAAGACGAAAACTACCTGGAAAAGATGTCTATATTGAGGTTAAGCCTGAATTAATACTTCTTGAAGATGTGCTGAACGGGCTGAAACTAACAAGAGAGAAACTTATTGAGTTAGCAATACTCGTTGGTACTGACTACAATCCAGGAGGAATAAAAGGATTAGGACCAAAAAAAGCCCTTGAAATAGTAAGACACTCCAAAGATCCCCTATTAAAATATCAAAAGACAAGTGATGTAGACCTATATGCAATTAAGGAATTTTTCCTGAATCCACCAGTAACAAATGAGTACAAACTAGAATGGAAAATGCCCGATGAAGAGGGGGTACTGAGATTCCTCTGTGATGAGCATGACTTTAGCGAAGAACGTGTGAAAAATGGACTTGAGAGACTCAAAAAAGCAATAAAAGCTGGAAGACAATTTACATTAGATGCTTGGTTTAAAAAATGA
- a CDS encoding transcription initiation factor IIB, protein MTKHRICPVCGSDKFVYDPERGEVICASCGFVIQENMIDMGPEWRAFDASQREKRSRTGAPESILLHDKGLSTDIGYDRNVKGLMREKIYRLRKWQSRLRVSDAAERNLAFALSELDRLGARLNLPKHVEEESARLYREAVRKGLIRGRSIESVIAACVYAACRLLKIPRTLDEIADMAKVDKKEIGRSFRFIARNLNLTPKKLFVKPTDYVNKFADELGLSERTRRRAIDLLEQAYNMGLTSGKSPAGLVAAALYIAGLLEGEKRTQREVAEAARVTEVTVRNRYKEMVEKLGLKLPI, encoded by the coding sequence GTGACTAAGCATAGGATTTGCCCTGTTTGTGGCTCTGATAAATTTGTTTATGACCCTGAGAGGGGAGAGGTAATCTGTGCAAGTTGTGGATTTGTAATTCAAGAAAACATGATTGATATGGGTCCTGAGTGGAGGGCCTTTGACGCTTCTCAAAGAGAGAAACGGTCTAGAACTGGGGCACCTGAGAGCATATTGCTTCACGACAAGGGTCTTTCAACGGATATAGGGTATGACAGAAATGTTAAAGGGTTAATGAGAGAGAAGATTTATCGTCTTAGAAAGTGGCAGAGCAGGCTTAGAGTAAGCGATGCTGCGGAGAGAAACCTAGCTTTCGCATTAAGCGAGCTTGATAGGCTTGGTGCAAGACTAAACCTGCCCAAACACGTGGAAGAAGAATCAGCTCGTCTATACAGGGAGGCTGTAAGAAAGGGACTTATAAGGGGCCGTTCAATTGAAAGTGTAATCGCTGCATGTGTTTATGCTGCATGCAGACTACTCAAAATTCCGAGAACTTTGGATGAAATAGCAGATATGGCTAAAGTAGATAAAAAAGAGATTGGGAGAAGTTTTAGGTTTATTGCTAGAAACCTTAACCTTACACCAAAGAAACTCTTTGTTAAACCGACTGATTATGTAAACAAGTTTGCAGATGAGCTTGGTTTGAGTGAGAGGACTAGAAGAAGAGCGATTGACCTTTTGGAACAAGCTTATAATATGGGTCTTACTAGTGGAAAAAGTCCTGCGGGTTTGGTTGCAGCTGCTTTATACATTGCTGGCCTTCTAGAGGGAGAAAAGAGAACTCAGAGAGAAGTTGCAGAGGCGGCAAGAGTAACAGAGGTAACGGTAAGAAACCGTTACAAAGAAATGGTTGAGAAGCTTGGATTAAAGCTTCCCATTTAA